From the Daucus carota subsp. sativus chromosome 8, DH1 v3.0, whole genome shotgun sequence genome, one window contains:
- the LOC108198503 gene encoding probable metal-nicotianamine transporter YSL7 isoform X2: protein MNSIRDDDAMENGCSNENRHICEPEDQVAQVKNEVEDEKKEVESIEMIFIDKEVPSWKNQLTFRAFVVSFVLGTLLSLVVMKLHMTTGMIPSLNISAGLLGFLFGKTWTKFLEKPGTSKKPFTRQEYTMVQTCVVATCGIAFSGGFGSYMFAMSEVTSKQSMGTNDPQNTKNLSLGWIIGFLFTIMIIDYKLVYPSGTATAHLINSFYTPKGAKLARKQVKVLSKFLSFSFLWGCFQWFYTAGSNCGIASFPSLGFEAYNNRFYFNFSRTYVGVGMICSYITNISLLVGAIFSWGVMWPLIRTKEGGWYESGLPSDSLQGIHGYRVFITIAVILGDGLYNFFKVSSKNITGLACQLRNKSSANILPVADASPEEKVSSFDDKRRTQFFLKDQIPSWFALGGYVIIASISTAILPQIFHQLKWYYVLIIHVFAPVLAFSNAYGCGLTDWSLASSYGKFAIFTIGAWAGKDQGGVLAGLAACGVMMNIVSTAGDLMQDFRTGYMTLASPRSMFVSQVIGTAMGCVISPCVFWLFYKAIDDIGTPHSSSPVPFALVYRNMAIIGTEGISSLPKNCLNLCYIFFAGTIIVNVIRDVVPKTWANYIPLPVAMAIPFYIGAYFVVDMSVGCLILFVWEKMDKASADAYGDSVASGLIVGDGLWTLPSTILALAGVEPPICMKFLSRSTNAKVDEFLKTSLHI, encoded by the exons ATGAATAGTATTCGCGATGATGATGCCATGGAGAATGGTTGCTCCAACGAAAATAGGCACATTTGTGAGCCTGAGGATCAGGTTGCACAAGTAAAAAATGAAGTCGAAGATGAAAAGAAAGAAGTGGAGTCCATTGAGATGATATTCATTGACAAGGAAGTTCCTTCTTGGAAAAACCAGTTAACTTTCAGGGCTTTTGTTGTGAGCTTCGTGCTGGGAACATTGTTAAGTCTCGTAGTTATGAAGTTACACATGACTACTGGCATGATTCCTTCTCTTAATATTTCTGCTGGGCTTTTGGGGTTTTTATTCGGGAAGACATGGACTAAATTCTTGGAAAAACCAGGTACGTCGAAGAAGCCATTTACCAGGCAAGAATATACTATGGTTCAAACATGTGTCGTCGCAACCTGTGGTATTGCTTTCAGTG GAGGATTCGGAAGCTACATGTTTGCAATGAGTGAAGTGACTAGCAAACAGTCAATGGGAACTAATGATCCTCAGAACACGAAGAACCTGAGTTTGGGCTGGATCATTGGTTTTCTCTTCACT ATTATGATCATAGACTACAAACTTGTATATCCAAGTGGTACTGCAACTGCTCACCTTATTAACAGCTTCTACACACCTAAAGGTGCAAAGCTGGCAAG GAAACAAGTGAAAGTCTTGAGCAAATTTTTATCCTTCAGCTTCTTGTGGGGTTGCTTCCAATGGTTCTATACCGCTGGAAGTAATTGTGGAATTGCTAGTTTTCCTTCTCTAGGATTTGAAGCGTATAACAACAG GTTTTACTTCAATTTCTCAAGGACTTATGTTGGAGTAGGAATGATTTGTTCATACATAACAAACATATCTTTGTTAGTTGGAGCAATATTTTCATGGGGTGTGATGTGGCCCCTCATCAGAACAAAAGAAGGCGGCTGGTATGAGTCCGGTCTCCCTTCAGATAGTCTTCAAGGAATACATGGTTATCGG GTTTTCATTACAATCGCTGTGATACTAGGAGATGGGCTCTACAACTTCTTTAAGGTATCAAGTAAAAATATAACAGGATTAGCTTGCCAACTTCGAAACAAAAGTTCTGCCAATATACTTCCAGTCGCAGATGCCTCCCCTGAAGAAAAAGTTTCCTCTTTTGATGACAAACGTAGAACTCAATTCTTTCTCAAGGACCAAATACCATCATGGTTTGCCCTTGGCGGCTATGTCATAATTGCTTCCATCTCTACAGCAATCCTTCCTCAAATTTTCCATCAACTCAAATGGTACTATGTCTTAATCATCCATGTCTTCGCGCCTGTGCTAGCTTTCAGCAATGCAT ATGGATGTGGACTGACGGACTGGTCACTTGCTTCGAGTTATGGAAAGTTTGCCATTTTCACAATTGGTGCATGGGCCGGAAAAGATCAAGGCGGAGTTCTTGCAGGTCTTGCTGCTTGTGGTGTGATGATGAATATAGTCTCAACAGCTGGAGACCTAATGCAG GATTTCAGGACCGGGTACATGACCCTTGCTTCACCTAGGTCCATGTTCGTGAGCCAAGTCATTGGGACTGCAATGGGATGTGTGATCTCTCCTTGCGTATTTTGGCTTTTCTACAAGGCCATCGACGATATAGGGACTCCACACTCCAGCTCTCCAGTACCCTTTGCACTTGTATACAGAAACATGGCAATAATAGGAACAGAGGGGATCTCTTCTTTACCCAAAAACTGCCTAAACCTCTGCTATATATTCTTTGCTGGAACAATCATTGTGAATGTTATTCGAGATGTTGTTCCAAAAACATGGGCCAATTATATTCCACTTCCAGTGGCTATGGCTATTCCATTTTACATAGGAGCATACTTTGTCGTTGACATGTCTGTCGGATGCTTGATTCTTTTCGTCTGGGAGAAGATGGACAAAGCTTCTGCCGATGCATATGGCGATTCAGTTGCATCAGGGCTGATTGTTGGAGACGGACTATGGACATTGCCAAGTACAATACTAGCATTGGCTGGGGTAGAGCCTCCTATATGCATGAAGTTTTTATCAAGGAGCACAAATGCTAAGGTTGATGAGTTCTTGAAGACTTCACTGCATATTTGA
- the LOC108198503 gene encoding probable metal-nicotianamine transporter YSL7 isoform X3, translating to MVQTCVVATCGIAFSGGFGSYMFAMSEVTSKQSMGTNDPQNTKNLSLGWIIGFLFTVSFIGLFSLLHFRKIMIIDYKLVYPSGTATAHLINSFYTPKGAKLARKQVKVLSKFLSFSFLWGCFQWFYTAGSNCGIASFPSLGFEAYNNRFYFNFSRTYVGVGMICSYITNISLLVGAIFSWGVMWPLIRTKEGGWYESGLPSDSLQGIHGYRVFITIAVILGDGLYNFFKVSSKNITGLACQLRNKSSANILPVADASPEEKVSSFDDKRRTQFFLKDQIPSWFALGGYVIIASISTAILPQIFHQLKWYYVLIIHVFAPVLAFSNAYGCGLTDWSLASSYGKFAIFTIGAWAGKDQGGVLAGLAACGVMMNIVSTAGDLMQDFRTGYMTLASPRSMFVSQVIGTAMGCVISPCVFWLFYKAIDDIGTPHSSSPVPFALVYRNMAIIGTEGISSLPKNCLNLCYIFFAGTIIVNVIRDVVPKTWANYIPLPVAMAIPFYIGAYFVVDMSVGCLILFVWEKMDKASADAYGDSVASGLIVGDGLWTLPSTILALAGVEPPICMKFLSRSTNAKVDEFLKTSLHI from the exons ATGGTTCAAACATGTGTCGTCGCAACCTGTGGTATTGCTTTCAGTG GAGGATTCGGAAGCTACATGTTTGCAATGAGTGAAGTGACTAGCAAACAGTCAATGGGAACTAATGATCCTCAGAACACGAAGAACCTGAGTTTGGGCTGGATCATTGGTTTTCTCTTCACTGTTAGCTTCATTGGCCTCTTCTCGCTGCTACATTTTAGAAAG ATTATGATCATAGACTACAAACTTGTATATCCAAGTGGTACTGCAACTGCTCACCTTATTAACAGCTTCTACACACCTAAAGGTGCAAAGCTGGCAAG GAAACAAGTGAAAGTCTTGAGCAAATTTTTATCCTTCAGCTTCTTGTGGGGTTGCTTCCAATGGTTCTATACCGCTGGAAGTAATTGTGGAATTGCTAGTTTTCCTTCTCTAGGATTTGAAGCGTATAACAACAG GTTTTACTTCAATTTCTCAAGGACTTATGTTGGAGTAGGAATGATTTGTTCATACATAACAAACATATCTTTGTTAGTTGGAGCAATATTTTCATGGGGTGTGATGTGGCCCCTCATCAGAACAAAAGAAGGCGGCTGGTATGAGTCCGGTCTCCCTTCAGATAGTCTTCAAGGAATACATGGTTATCGG GTTTTCATTACAATCGCTGTGATACTAGGAGATGGGCTCTACAACTTCTTTAAGGTATCAAGTAAAAATATAACAGGATTAGCTTGCCAACTTCGAAACAAAAGTTCTGCCAATATACTTCCAGTCGCAGATGCCTCCCCTGAAGAAAAAGTTTCCTCTTTTGATGACAAACGTAGAACTCAATTCTTTCTCAAGGACCAAATACCATCATGGTTTGCCCTTGGCGGCTATGTCATAATTGCTTCCATCTCTACAGCAATCCTTCCTCAAATTTTCCATCAACTCAAATGGTACTATGTCTTAATCATCCATGTCTTCGCGCCTGTGCTAGCTTTCAGCAATGCAT ATGGATGTGGACTGACGGACTGGTCACTTGCTTCGAGTTATGGAAAGTTTGCCATTTTCACAATTGGTGCATGGGCCGGAAAAGATCAAGGCGGAGTTCTTGCAGGTCTTGCTGCTTGTGGTGTGATGATGAATATAGTCTCAACAGCTGGAGACCTAATGCAG GATTTCAGGACCGGGTACATGACCCTTGCTTCACCTAGGTCCATGTTCGTGAGCCAAGTCATTGGGACTGCAATGGGATGTGTGATCTCTCCTTGCGTATTTTGGCTTTTCTACAAGGCCATCGACGATATAGGGACTCCACACTCCAGCTCTCCAGTACCCTTTGCACTTGTATACAGAAACATGGCAATAATAGGAACAGAGGGGATCTCTTCTTTACCCAAAAACTGCCTAAACCTCTGCTATATATTCTTTGCTGGAACAATCATTGTGAATGTTATTCGAGATGTTGTTCCAAAAACATGGGCCAATTATATTCCACTTCCAGTGGCTATGGCTATTCCATTTTACATAGGAGCATACTTTGTCGTTGACATGTCTGTCGGATGCTTGATTCTTTTCGTCTGGGAGAAGATGGACAAAGCTTCTGCCGATGCATATGGCGATTCAGTTGCATCAGGGCTGATTGTTGGAGACGGACTATGGACATTGCCAAGTACAATACTAGCATTGGCTGGGGTAGAGCCTCCTATATGCATGAAGTTTTTATCAAGGAGCACAAATGCTAAGGTTGATGAGTTCTTGAAGACTTCACTGCATATTTGA
- the LOC108198504 gene encoding endoglucanase 5 isoform X2, which produces MVNAVACSCALVLVILVGLQGKSSVFASGFDYADAFDKSLLFFEAQRSGKLPSTQRVRWRADSGLSDGFKQGVDLVGGYYDAGDHVKFGLPMAFSVTMLSWGVTEFRKEITGQNQMGNTLAAIKWGTDYFIKAHPQPNVLWAQVGDGDSDHYCWERAEDMTTSRTAYKLDTKNPGSDLAGETAAAFAAASLAFKPYDSSYSNLLLVHAKQLFSFADRFRGLSINSIPNSKKFYASSGYEDELLWAAAWLYQATKEEYYLKYVVDNAVSMGGTGWAVKQFSWDNKYAGVQILLSKVLLEGNGGAYTSTLKQYQAKADYFTCACQQKNDGYNAPMTPGGLLYINDWNNLQYAASAAFLHAVYAQYLSAANAMVKCPDALLKPQDLLNFAKSQGDYLLGKNPKSMSYIVGYGQNYPNHVHHRGASIASTSVLHSAVGCVQGFETWYRRTERNPNIIYGALVGGPDKNDEFIDSRSNYEQTEPTMTGTAPLIGLFSKLQSLSGKSGADSYHQPPISHPKGAPVPHPKSAPVATPRSATPVEFLHSITNSWTVGKTNYYRHRVIIKNISQKKITNLRLLVENLNGSSWGLSPTHEKNIYVLPEWLKVLKPDSDCTFVYIQSGPQAKISVQSYN; this is translated from the exons ATGGTGAATGCTGTAGCGTGTTCTTGTGCATTAGTCCTTGTGATTCTAGTTGGATTGCAGGGGAAAAGTAGTGTCTTTGCGTCGGGGTTTGATTATGCAGATGCCTTTGACAAGAGTTTGTTGTTCTTTGAGGCACAGAGGTCTGGGAAATTGCCTTCCACTCAACGTGTTAGATGGCGGGCTGATTCTGGCCTTTCTGATGGTTTTAAGCAAGGG GTGGACTTGGTGGGAGGGTATTATGATGCAGGAGATCATGTGAAGTTTGGGCTGCCAATGGCTTTTAGTGTGACAATGCTGTCATGGGGAGTTACTGAGTTTCGAAAAGAGATCACAGGACAGAATCAGATGGGGAACACTTTGGCTGCCATCAAATGGGGGACTGATTATTTCATCAAAGCTCATCCTCAGCCTAATGTTCTTTGGGCACAG GTAGGGGATGGAGATTCTGATCATTATTGTTGGGAGCGAGCTGAGGACATGACAACCTCAAGGACTGCTTATAAACTTGACACTAAGAATCCTGGATCAGATCTTGCTGGTGAAACTGCAGCTGCCTTTGCTGCAGCTTCTTTAGCATTCAAGCCTTACGACTCTTCCTACTCTAATCTTTTGTTAGTGCATGCTAAACAG CTGTTCTCATTTGCTGATAGATTCAGGGGACTGTCCATCAACTCCATCCCGAATTCCAAGAAGTTCTACGCATCATCTGGTTATGAG GATGAATTGTTATGGGCTGCTGCATGGCTTTATCAAGCAACCAAGGAGGAGTACTACTTGAAGTATGTGGTGGATAATGCTGTCTCCATGGGTGGAACTGGCTGGGCAGTCAAACAGTTTTCTTGGGACAATAAATATGCTGGTGTCCAGATTCTCCTATCGAAG GTATTATTGGAGGGAAATGGAGGAGCATACACATCCACCCTAAAGCAATACCAGGCCAAGGCAGATTATTTTACGTGTGCTTGTCAACAGAAAAATGATGGCTACAATGCCCCAATGACCCCTG GCGGACTACTATACATAAACGACTGGAACAATCTGCAGTACGCAGCATCAGCAGCTTTTCTTCATGCTGTTTACGCTCAGTATCTCTCAGCTGCAAATGCAATGGTCAAGTGTCCAGATGCCCTACTCAAACCTCAAGATCTCCTCAATTTTGCTAAATCACAG GGTGATTACTTACTAGGGAAAAATCCAAAGTCCATGAGTTATATAGTTGGCTATGGACAAAACTACCCGAATCACGTTCACCACCGTGGTGCTTCCATTGCATCGACATCAGTTCTCCATTCTGCAGTTGGATGTGTGCAAGGATTTGAGACTTGGTATCGTCGTACTGAGAGGAATCCCAACATTATATATGGAGCATTGGTTGGAGGTCCTGACAAGAACGATGAGTTCATTGATAGCCGTTCCAATTATGAACAAACGGAGCCTACAATGACTGGTACTGCTCCTCTTATAGGACTTTTCTCCAAGCTGCAATCTTTGAGTGGAAAATCAGGAGCAGACTCTTATCATCAACCACCAA TTTCCCATCCCAAAGGCGCGCCAGTTCCCCATCCCAAAAGTGCACCAGTAGCTACCCCGAGATCAG CTACTCCAGTTGAGTTCTTGCACTCCATAACTAATTCGTGGACAGTTGGCAAAACAAATTACTATCGACACAGAGTGATAATCAAGAACATATCACAGAAGAAGATAACAAATTTGAGGCTGTTGGTTGAAAATTTGAATGGATCTTCATGGGGTCTTTCTCCAACACATGAAAAGAACATCTATGTATTACCGGAATGGCTCAAAGTACTGAAACCCGACTCAGATTGCACCTTTGTTTATATTCAAAGCGGCCCTCAGGCTAAAATCTCAGTTCAAAGCTACAATTAA
- the LOC108198503 gene encoding probable metal-nicotianamine transporter YSL7 isoform X1, which produces MNSIRDDDAMENGCSNENRHICEPEDQVAQVKNEVEDEKKEVESIEMIFIDKEVPSWKNQLTFRAFVVSFVLGTLLSLVVMKLHMTTGMIPSLNISAGLLGFLFGKTWTKFLEKPGTSKKPFTRQEYTMVQTCVVATCGIAFSGGFGSYMFAMSEVTSKQSMGTNDPQNTKNLSLGWIIGFLFTVSFIGLFSLLHFRKIMIIDYKLVYPSGTATAHLINSFYTPKGAKLARKQVKVLSKFLSFSFLWGCFQWFYTAGSNCGIASFPSLGFEAYNNRFYFNFSRTYVGVGMICSYITNISLLVGAIFSWGVMWPLIRTKEGGWYESGLPSDSLQGIHGYRVFITIAVILGDGLYNFFKVSSKNITGLACQLRNKSSANILPVADASPEEKVSSFDDKRRTQFFLKDQIPSWFALGGYVIIASISTAILPQIFHQLKWYYVLIIHVFAPVLAFSNAYGCGLTDWSLASSYGKFAIFTIGAWAGKDQGGVLAGLAACGVMMNIVSTAGDLMQDFRTGYMTLASPRSMFVSQVIGTAMGCVISPCVFWLFYKAIDDIGTPHSSSPVPFALVYRNMAIIGTEGISSLPKNCLNLCYIFFAGTIIVNVIRDVVPKTWANYIPLPVAMAIPFYIGAYFVVDMSVGCLILFVWEKMDKASADAYGDSVASGLIVGDGLWTLPSTILALAGVEPPICMKFLSRSTNAKVDEFLKTSLHI; this is translated from the exons ATGAATAGTATTCGCGATGATGATGCCATGGAGAATGGTTGCTCCAACGAAAATAGGCACATTTGTGAGCCTGAGGATCAGGTTGCACAAGTAAAAAATGAAGTCGAAGATGAAAAGAAAGAAGTGGAGTCCATTGAGATGATATTCATTGACAAGGAAGTTCCTTCTTGGAAAAACCAGTTAACTTTCAGGGCTTTTGTTGTGAGCTTCGTGCTGGGAACATTGTTAAGTCTCGTAGTTATGAAGTTACACATGACTACTGGCATGATTCCTTCTCTTAATATTTCTGCTGGGCTTTTGGGGTTTTTATTCGGGAAGACATGGACTAAATTCTTGGAAAAACCAGGTACGTCGAAGAAGCCATTTACCAGGCAAGAATATACTATGGTTCAAACATGTGTCGTCGCAACCTGTGGTATTGCTTTCAGTG GAGGATTCGGAAGCTACATGTTTGCAATGAGTGAAGTGACTAGCAAACAGTCAATGGGAACTAATGATCCTCAGAACACGAAGAACCTGAGTTTGGGCTGGATCATTGGTTTTCTCTTCACTGTTAGCTTCATTGGCCTCTTCTCGCTGCTACATTTTAGAAAG ATTATGATCATAGACTACAAACTTGTATATCCAAGTGGTACTGCAACTGCTCACCTTATTAACAGCTTCTACACACCTAAAGGTGCAAAGCTGGCAAG GAAACAAGTGAAAGTCTTGAGCAAATTTTTATCCTTCAGCTTCTTGTGGGGTTGCTTCCAATGGTTCTATACCGCTGGAAGTAATTGTGGAATTGCTAGTTTTCCTTCTCTAGGATTTGAAGCGTATAACAACAG GTTTTACTTCAATTTCTCAAGGACTTATGTTGGAGTAGGAATGATTTGTTCATACATAACAAACATATCTTTGTTAGTTGGAGCAATATTTTCATGGGGTGTGATGTGGCCCCTCATCAGAACAAAAGAAGGCGGCTGGTATGAGTCCGGTCTCCCTTCAGATAGTCTTCAAGGAATACATGGTTATCGG GTTTTCATTACAATCGCTGTGATACTAGGAGATGGGCTCTACAACTTCTTTAAGGTATCAAGTAAAAATATAACAGGATTAGCTTGCCAACTTCGAAACAAAAGTTCTGCCAATATACTTCCAGTCGCAGATGCCTCCCCTGAAGAAAAAGTTTCCTCTTTTGATGACAAACGTAGAACTCAATTCTTTCTCAAGGACCAAATACCATCATGGTTTGCCCTTGGCGGCTATGTCATAATTGCTTCCATCTCTACAGCAATCCTTCCTCAAATTTTCCATCAACTCAAATGGTACTATGTCTTAATCATCCATGTCTTCGCGCCTGTGCTAGCTTTCAGCAATGCAT ATGGATGTGGACTGACGGACTGGTCACTTGCTTCGAGTTATGGAAAGTTTGCCATTTTCACAATTGGTGCATGGGCCGGAAAAGATCAAGGCGGAGTTCTTGCAGGTCTTGCTGCTTGTGGTGTGATGATGAATATAGTCTCAACAGCTGGAGACCTAATGCAG GATTTCAGGACCGGGTACATGACCCTTGCTTCACCTAGGTCCATGTTCGTGAGCCAAGTCATTGGGACTGCAATGGGATGTGTGATCTCTCCTTGCGTATTTTGGCTTTTCTACAAGGCCATCGACGATATAGGGACTCCACACTCCAGCTCTCCAGTACCCTTTGCACTTGTATACAGAAACATGGCAATAATAGGAACAGAGGGGATCTCTTCTTTACCCAAAAACTGCCTAAACCTCTGCTATATATTCTTTGCTGGAACAATCATTGTGAATGTTATTCGAGATGTTGTTCCAAAAACATGGGCCAATTATATTCCACTTCCAGTGGCTATGGCTATTCCATTTTACATAGGAGCATACTTTGTCGTTGACATGTCTGTCGGATGCTTGATTCTTTTCGTCTGGGAGAAGATGGACAAAGCTTCTGCCGATGCATATGGCGATTCAGTTGCATCAGGGCTGATTGTTGGAGACGGACTATGGACATTGCCAAGTACAATACTAGCATTGGCTGGGGTAGAGCCTCCTATATGCATGAAGTTTTTATCAAGGAGCACAAATGCTAAGGTTGATGAGTTCTTGAAGACTTCACTGCATATTTGA
- the LOC108198504 gene encoding endoglucanase 5 isoform X1 — translation MVNAVACSCALVLVILVGLQGKSSVFASGFDYADAFDKSLLFFEAQRSGKLPSTQRVRWRADSGLSDGFKQGVDLVGGYYDAGDHVKFGLPMAFSVTMLSWGVTEFRKEITGQNQMGNTLAAIKWGTDYFIKAHPQPNVLWAQVGDGDSDHYCWERAEDMTTSRTAYKLDTKNPGSDLAGETAAAFAAASLAFKPYDSSYSNLLLVHAKQLFSFADRFRGLSINSIPNSKKFYASSGYEVRHWNLLITFCIFFYQTNIFHQLKDELLWAAAWLYQATKEEYYLKYVVDNAVSMGGTGWAVKQFSWDNKYAGVQILLSKVLLEGNGGAYTSTLKQYQAKADYFTCACQQKNDGYNAPMTPGGLLYINDWNNLQYAASAAFLHAVYAQYLSAANAMVKCPDALLKPQDLLNFAKSQGDYLLGKNPKSMSYIVGYGQNYPNHVHHRGASIASTSVLHSAVGCVQGFETWYRRTERNPNIIYGALVGGPDKNDEFIDSRSNYEQTEPTMTGTAPLIGLFSKLQSLSGKSGADSYHQPPISHPKGAPVPHPKSAPVATPRSATPVEFLHSITNSWTVGKTNYYRHRVIIKNISQKKITNLRLLVENLNGSSWGLSPTHEKNIYVLPEWLKVLKPDSDCTFVYIQSGPQAKISVQSYN, via the exons ATGGTGAATGCTGTAGCGTGTTCTTGTGCATTAGTCCTTGTGATTCTAGTTGGATTGCAGGGGAAAAGTAGTGTCTTTGCGTCGGGGTTTGATTATGCAGATGCCTTTGACAAGAGTTTGTTGTTCTTTGAGGCACAGAGGTCTGGGAAATTGCCTTCCACTCAACGTGTTAGATGGCGGGCTGATTCTGGCCTTTCTGATGGTTTTAAGCAAGGG GTGGACTTGGTGGGAGGGTATTATGATGCAGGAGATCATGTGAAGTTTGGGCTGCCAATGGCTTTTAGTGTGACAATGCTGTCATGGGGAGTTACTGAGTTTCGAAAAGAGATCACAGGACAGAATCAGATGGGGAACACTTTGGCTGCCATCAAATGGGGGACTGATTATTTCATCAAAGCTCATCCTCAGCCTAATGTTCTTTGGGCACAG GTAGGGGATGGAGATTCTGATCATTATTGTTGGGAGCGAGCTGAGGACATGACAACCTCAAGGACTGCTTATAAACTTGACACTAAGAATCCTGGATCAGATCTTGCTGGTGAAACTGCAGCTGCCTTTGCTGCAGCTTCTTTAGCATTCAAGCCTTACGACTCTTCCTACTCTAATCTTTTGTTAGTGCATGCTAAACAG CTGTTCTCATTTGCTGATAGATTCAGGGGACTGTCCATCAACTCCATCCCGAATTCCAAGAAGTTCTACGCATCATCTGGTTATGAGGTTCGCCACTGGAACTTACTGATCACTTTCTGTATATTCTTCTATCAGactaacatttttcatcaattAAAGGATGAATTGTTATGGGCTGCTGCATGGCTTTATCAAGCAACCAAGGAGGAGTACTACTTGAAGTATGTGGTGGATAATGCTGTCTCCATGGGTGGAACTGGCTGGGCAGTCAAACAGTTTTCTTGGGACAATAAATATGCTGGTGTCCAGATTCTCCTATCGAAG GTATTATTGGAGGGAAATGGAGGAGCATACACATCCACCCTAAAGCAATACCAGGCCAAGGCAGATTATTTTACGTGTGCTTGTCAACAGAAAAATGATGGCTACAATGCCCCAATGACCCCTG GCGGACTACTATACATAAACGACTGGAACAATCTGCAGTACGCAGCATCAGCAGCTTTTCTTCATGCTGTTTACGCTCAGTATCTCTCAGCTGCAAATGCAATGGTCAAGTGTCCAGATGCCCTACTCAAACCTCAAGATCTCCTCAATTTTGCTAAATCACAG GGTGATTACTTACTAGGGAAAAATCCAAAGTCCATGAGTTATATAGTTGGCTATGGACAAAACTACCCGAATCACGTTCACCACCGTGGTGCTTCCATTGCATCGACATCAGTTCTCCATTCTGCAGTTGGATGTGTGCAAGGATTTGAGACTTGGTATCGTCGTACTGAGAGGAATCCCAACATTATATATGGAGCATTGGTTGGAGGTCCTGACAAGAACGATGAGTTCATTGATAGCCGTTCCAATTATGAACAAACGGAGCCTACAATGACTGGTACTGCTCCTCTTATAGGACTTTTCTCCAAGCTGCAATCTTTGAGTGGAAAATCAGGAGCAGACTCTTATCATCAACCACCAA TTTCCCATCCCAAAGGCGCGCCAGTTCCCCATCCCAAAAGTGCACCAGTAGCTACCCCGAGATCAG CTACTCCAGTTGAGTTCTTGCACTCCATAACTAATTCGTGGACAGTTGGCAAAACAAATTACTATCGACACAGAGTGATAATCAAGAACATATCACAGAAGAAGATAACAAATTTGAGGCTGTTGGTTGAAAATTTGAATGGATCTTCATGGGGTCTTTCTCCAACACATGAAAAGAACATCTATGTATTACCGGAATGGCTCAAAGTACTGAAACCCGACTCAGATTGCACCTTTGTTTATATTCAAAGCGGCCCTCAGGCTAAAATCTCAGTTCAAAGCTACAATTAA